The Deltaproteobacteria bacterium genome window below encodes:
- a CDS encoding amidohydrolase, with amino-acid sequence MLTIDADAHVMEGPRTWEYCDPSERKFMPVLVDPGAGSDRQFWLVDGKIRGHVRHVIKPKDFHALAQASGRDMVVPPEAQHLEDVQARVRHMDEMGIDLQVMYPTIFIQQVTDKPEFEVPICKAYNRWMADVWKQGNGRLRWVCVLPLLSLQDAIDMLPWCKENGAVAVLMRPFEGYRLIQDPYFYGLYDAMTKHDLPIGMHIGNGNPSCLDITRQRVGYGAGFWSMSANTAGACHAVITSKLPETFPKLRFGFIEASAQWIPWVFKDIKRRAEGRKLPENFFETYRLYVSCYSSTDDIEYIAQYSTENVLMTGTDYGHVDMSVEIDALRTLEKNGKVRPELARKILYDNPARFYGIR; translated from the coding sequence GATCCCGGCGCCGGCTCCGACCGGCAGTTCTGGCTGGTCGATGGGAAAATCCGCGGCCATGTGCGCCATGTGATTAAGCCGAAGGATTTTCACGCCCTCGCCCAAGCCAGCGGCCGCGACATGGTGGTGCCGCCGGAAGCGCAGCATCTCGAAGATGTCCAAGCTCGTGTGCGCCACATGGACGAGATGGGCATCGATCTCCAAGTCATGTATCCAACGATCTTTATCCAGCAGGTCACCGACAAGCCCGAGTTCGAAGTGCCGATCTGCAAAGCCTACAACCGCTGGATGGCCGATGTCTGGAAACAGGGAAACGGCAGGCTGCGCTGGGTCTGCGTGCTGCCGCTGTTGAGCCTGCAAGACGCCATCGACATGTTGCCGTGGTGCAAGGAGAACGGCGCGGTGGCGGTGTTGATGCGGCCGTTCGAAGGCTATCGCTTGATTCAAGATCCTTATTTTTATGGACTCTATGACGCGATGACCAAGCATGACCTGCCCATCGGCATGCATATCGGCAACGGCAATCCATCGTGCTTGGACATCACCCGCCAGCGCGTCGGCTACGGCGCCGGCTTCTGGAGCATGTCGGCCAACACCGCCGGCGCCTGCCACGCGGTGATCACCAGCAAGCTGCCGGAAACTTTTCCTAAGCTGCGCTTCGGTTTCATCGAAGCCTCGGCGCAGTGGATTCCCTGGGTCTTCAAAGATATCAAACGGCGCGCCGAAGGACGCAAGCTGCCGGAGAATTTTTTCGAGACCTACCGTCTTTATGTTTCCTGCTACAGCAGCACCGACGATATCGAATACATCGCCCAGTATTCCACCGAGAATGTGCTGATGACCGGCACCGACTACGGCCACGTCGACATGTCCGTCGAGATCGACGCGCTGCGCACGCTGGAAAAAAACGGCAAGGTGCGTCCCGAGCTGGCGCGGAAAATCTTGTACGATAACCCGGCACGGTTTTATGGGATTCGATAA